GACAGAAATACGGTAATGAAGTACCTACTTTATCTGATCATGTGCCACACACTTAGTCGGATTGTTGCACCTCATATCTTGTTATTTTAATCTTAATTTATATCTAGTTTACACTAttattagaaataattttatttttatcgtATAGAATTATAAAacttagtttattttattttttaactatttataTGAACAATACATATTCTTTACCGTTATTACTTAGTTTGTtaactttattttgttttaatatttattatcatTGTTTTGAtggtatttattattataaaatatttttaacatgttagtatatatatatatagaaagaactACTTGGAAtaacaatgtaaaaaaaatattcaattggTAACTATGGTTGAGagcttttttaataaaaaaaaatttatcgaCAGATTTATGTGTTGTTAAATAGCCCATCAATATTGGTCACGgaaaaaatgtgaaaaaaatCTGGCATGCTAAATATTTTTCgtacatatttttattttgccACAGAAAAAACTCGACTAgctaaaattatattttttattacattgTTATCATTTAGCCACGGTTTAGAGTGTCAACAATAATGTGAAAATCGTAGCTATTCAAATATTTTCACGGTTCACAAAAGTATCTCTAACAGGCCAAAAATCATGGCTAAATGAAAATACGTCGCTTTTGTTAGCTACAGATATTCATTCGTTGTTAATGTGTTATTGCCACAGTTTTTCTTATCTTTGGCTAAGTTTTTTTTGCTAAATTCGATCTAGATTGatttttcaaaaccttttttatttatatattagaaTAAAATGACAATTAGATCTTCAAAGATTTGACCTTACACtaattagtttttgaaaaaaaataagtatCAATTAGGTCATTTACAATAACAAATAGTGAATATGTATATCCTTCCGTTCATGGATAATACAAAATGAAACGAAGTTGTTCATGTATTTTGTTGGTTACTTCCACGTTATTACGGAAATGATGTAGCTTTGGACAATGAAACATTtattatcttttgaatttctttaTAACATTTATCAACTGCTCTCTATTTATcaaaattctataaaaaaattctaaaagttGTTATTTGTGTGACAATGGCAATATATAACTTACCCAATTGAGTAAGGTTACATACCAACCCAATCGGAGTAGAGTTGCATCCCGATCCAATGGGTAGATAGGGGTGGAAATAAGCCAGGCGGCCTGCCAGGAGCTTGCAGTCTGGCCTGTGTTTGGCTTGGTCTGATAAGAAATATGCCCAGACTCAGGCTATTAAAAAAGCTTATATTCGTTAAAAGGCTAGGTCTAGGCTTTTGAAATAGTCTGTTGGGCCTGTCAAGTCGGCCTGAGCCTGCAAATATATATAGAGTTTTATTATACTAGTAAAAATGCTATTAGAAGGATTTAAACTTGGGTCTTCTATCTTATAACAATACCTTTATCGTCATTTGTctctttaattatatatgtgtattttgcatcaatattatttataaatttattattttatattttataattttaaaaattaaattatatcttaaatttaattattattaagaaaaaaaataggaCTATTAATAGGTTTTAGGCCAGACCAAATTTAACAACAGGTCAAACTTAGTATTCATTAAAAAGTTTATATCAGACTACAGGCCAGGCTAAGGCCGATATACTCTATTACCGACTTGGCCTGACCTGTTTCCACCCCTATGGATAGAGTAGAGTACAATGCAGAATTCAGGGTATATTCTACCATACcctttcttatcttatcttatctgtATCGCCaagatattatataatatatatttaaaaattatatttgtagTGAAAGAAGtgaatattaaatttaaagttttttttttgtaaaacttTAAAGTAAGTATTaaactaattatttaaattattaatttaatacatttgttttttataaaattaacataaaataaaaataaaatttaaaaataatattcataTATCACAATTTCACAAACCACCAAATGAATTCAGAAAACCTTAAATTAATTTCGccatttttcaaattctcttcgCTTAAAAACTGtaagttcttcttctttcctctaTCATTACAATTCTAAGTTTTTATATCAAACTGTATATGAAGATGATGAtacaatttttaaattgatagaaGAATAATGTTGCTAAAAATTAAAGTTAGAAGAATAATgacaaaatatttatttttatttatattattttaattttattaaaaatttaatgatcatattatttataattttatgttagatttttttaaaattttattgtttttaattttaattttaatttaatttttattttttattttattaatatatataaaatatagaataattaaattttatatttatttaaaaaaatttgattttcctTACAGATGAAATCAAGTAGAATAAGATTAAAAACTTTAGGATGCCAAATTAGGATAGAGAGATCATCAACTTGTGAgtagaataaaattaattttttttttaaaaatttaactcCTAATTAGAATTAGTCATTAGTATAAGATCCAAACTCTTACTCTACATTTTTaacacgaaaaaaaaaaaacccgagagaattcaagaagaagaagcaaagtAAGCGATTTTGTTAAGACTCAAGGGTGGGCAGCAGAAAGTGAAGTGCAGAAGAAACAACGACTCCAAAGAGAGAGTGGCGAGGAGAGAAGAGAAGACAAGATCTGCGaaaacaacaagaagaagaagatgagcGGCGCTGCCACTGTTTCTGCGAGCGAAGCCCACAAGTTGGTTTGGGAAGGCTCCGTCCCTCTTCTCATTCATCTCCATGATTCCGAAGTCACCACTCTCCCTCCCCCTCCACCCGCTCTCGTtcgttctctctctctctctcttcttccaattcaattcaatttctaaCCCGCACTCCACTTCTTCAACTTCTAACCAGCTCGCAAGTTTTCATTTTTACAATACCCttcctttatatatatattatgaacTTGTGATCATGCAATTAATTTCGATTCCTACACTTGATGCAACATTTTGTACCAAATTAACATTGTACTTCATTCAAGTTTATGAACTTCACCGTGATATCAATCAACGTGTCTTATTGGTTTCAGGTGTTGGCACCTCGGTTAGGGTACTTGCCATTGTTGATTTCTcaattgaagccttatttcagcAGCACGCTTCCTCCTGGAGTTGATACGCTTTGGTTTGAGTACAGAGGACTTCCTCTCAAATGGTACTATTATATGCTTCATTGTTCTTGAATTTCTGATTTATTAGCGTATAGTTATATTTTACAAGGTCTTGGCATTAGTCTAGGATGATAATGAATAGTAACCTTTCATCAATGCTTGTAAGTTGTAACTATTTATGGTTGAACCTTGAATCTCTGCTGTTATCCCGTTGCCATTGACAGTAAATTTACTTGTTGATCTGGACTATAAAACCTTTTGTTCCTGCCTTTGTGTGCGCTGCAACATTTGTACTTAGAAAGTTATGGACATTGTAATACATTCTAATTATTTTCTTCCAATTGTCAAAATACACTGACTATAAGTCTGTAACAAGAAAATCGATAGCAGCGAGGAGTTAGTGACGAAAATCTCCGTATTACTaagtgttttttctttttctttttcttttttttttttatgtctccTACAGGTATATACCAACTGGAGTTCTTTTTGATCTTCTATGTGTGGAACCAGAAAGGCCGTGGAATTTAACAGTAAGAACCTCCTAAAGCTCTCTAGGTTTCCACTTTTCCTAATTCAATTGATCATGATGTTTAAAGTGAAGGTTTCAATGGAGACTACGTTTTGAATTTCTTCCAGTGTCCTCTCTACCTGATATCATGCTTTCATAAAAAGTTATCTTTTTCAACTGTTATAACGAAAATGCCTGAACAATAAAAAGGGCTGCCCGGTGCAAACCTTTCCGCATTAAGTAAGGTACGAGAAAGGGATGCACCCCAAAGGGTATAACGCAGACAGCCTAACCTGATGCAAGCATCAATGGCTGATTTTTCCAATCAAATTACATTAGTAAGAATACATAAAAATTTCGAAGGGCACTACTGAGAAGATTAAGGTTGcttttccaaaattttttttatattcctCATGGAAATCCTTCTCCCACATCCAGAGAGCTATATCCAAGGTTTTTGCTATATTCATTCTTTGTGCCTCTGCATTGTAGGTACACTTTAGAGGATATCCTAGTAATTTGTTGCTTCCTTGTGAAGGTGAAGACAGTGTAAAGTGGAGCTTTATTAACTCACTAAAAGAGGTTAGTTTGTGATTTGAGTTTTCATTCCAAATATAATATGTGTGAGGTGTTAAATGTTAGATAATGTATTAGGACctgatatttatttatttctgtttTATGCTTATGTGTATGATTCAGTTAATAGGGTCAAAGTTATTAGTGGCCTCAGAGGCaagttagttttttttattcagCTAGTTTCTAGTTTTAAGGAAGTGGAGTCCTATTCTTAAGATAGTGGAGTGAGTGGttagtttccttttctttctgttatTGTATTTAACAGTTTATTGAATAGTGGTAGAGTGTAGTTTTTTTTGCTTCTTCAGTTCTCTAGTGttcaactctctctctctttttctctgaACATACAACAGTTCGAGTGTGAGATCTGCAATACATTGCAGAACAGTGAGTGAGAGTGTGTGAGGATTGAGTGAAACAACAACAAATTGGTATCAAGAGCCTTAAGTATCTTAAGGGCTGTGGTGATGGAAGCTTCATCAACAACTATTGGGCTAGCAGGCATTGCTCCTCCAATCCTTGATGGGAGCAATTATCATGTCTGGCAAGTGAGGATGAAAGCATTCCTTGAAGGAGCTGATCTGTGGGAGGCAGTGGAGGATGACTACGTGGTGCCTCCATTGGTTGTCAATCCAACTGCAAATCAACAAAAGCTCTACAAAGAACGTGTGACTAGAAAAGCCAAAGCAAGATCTAGTCTCTATGCTGCTGTTACTcctattatttttaataggaTTATGAGTCTAGAATCTGCAAAAGATATTTGGGATTTTTTGAAGAAAGAATATGAGGGCAATAAGAAGATTAAAGGAATGAAAGCAATGAACCTTAAAAGGGAGCTAGAAAGAGTGCAGATGAGGGAAAATGAATCAGTTCAAGAATTTGCTAATAAACTCCTAGACTTAACCAATAAATTGGCACTGTTGGGTACTGATCTTGGAGAGGAAAGACTTGTCGAGAAACTCCTGTGTTCTGTACCTGAAAGATTTGAAGCTACTATAGCATCTCTTGAGAACACAAGAGAAATCTCAGAGATGCCATTTGCTGAAGCAGTTAGTGCTCTTCAAGCACAAGAACAAAGGAGGGTACTGAGGAGAGGAGATGAGCCAGTTGAAGGTGCAATGCAGGCTAGGGTGAAGCATGGAAGTGGTGAGAAGAAGAAGCAAGGCAAGCAGTTTGGTGCTCAACAGACCAGTTTTAGTTCAAGTGATGCACAAGTGAGGAAAAGGAGTGATGaagcctgcaaacactgtggaAAGAAAGGTCATCCTTTCTTTAGGTGTTGGAGAAGACCAAATGTAGTCTGCAGGAAGTGTGGGAAGATGGGGCACATAGAGAGAATCTGCAAAGAAAAGAGCTCTCAACAAGGAGAGGCTCAAGCAGCTGCAGGTGAAGTGGAGCAATTGTTTGCTGCTTCAGGCTTTGTGTCTCAAGTCTCACGTGATGGATGGCTGGTGGACAGTGGCTGTTCCAATCACATGTCAGGAAATGAGGCAATTTTCACTAATATTGACAGATCAGTCAATACTAGAGTGAGAATTGGGAATGGTGATCATCTAGAGGTTGAAGGAAGAGGCAATGTGTTACTTGAAGGCCCTGGAGGAATCAAGCTGATGTCTGATGTCTACTATGTTCCCAAGATAGATCAGAATCTTCTGAGTGTGGGACAGTTAGTTGAGAAGGGCatgaaaattgtgtttgatAAGAATGAATGTGCTATTGCAGATGAGGAGGGCAAACTCTTGTTTAGGATCCCTATGCAGAACAAAACATTTGCATTCGATCCTGCAAGCAAAGAGAGCAAAGCTATGGCATGTGTGCAGGGTCAGGAGGAGTTGTGGCATAGAAGGTTGGGTCACTTTCACTATAAGGGATTGCAGTTTATGCAGAGGCATGGTTTAGTTGAAGACTTGCCTCAGTTGGGAAGTGAAGTGTCTGATTGTGAAGTATGTCTGCAAGGGAAGCTAGTAAGGAAGCCATTCCAGAAAACAAGATGGAGGGCCAAGAAGAAGCTTCAACTGGTTCACTCAGATGTTTGTGGGCCTATGCCTGAGGAGTCACTGAACAAAAGCAAGTACTTTGTGACCTTCATTGATGACTGCACAAGATTTTGCTGGGTCTACTTTCTCAAACAAAAGTCAGAAGTTGATGAAGTATTTCTGAGGTTCAAACAAGAGGTGGAGAATGAAGCAAATTGTAAAATAAAGACAGTGAGGAGTGATAATGGTGGTGAGTATACCTCAAAAAGGTTCAAAGCCATCTGTGAGGATTCTGGCATAAAGCAGCAGTTTACAGTTCCTTATACtccccaacaaaatggggtgAGTGAAAGGAAAATAGAAGCATTGTGGAGATGGGAAGATGTATGCTACAAGGCAAACAACTACCCAAGAGCTTCTGGGCAGAAGCAGTAAATACTGCTGTCTTCTTGTTGAATAGGTTACCAACCAAAGCTCTCAACAAGCAGACATCATTCGAGGCATGGCACGGGTACAAACCAAAGGTTAGTGGACTAAGAACATTTGGTTGTCTATGCTATTACTTAACTCCTTCAATCAGTAGAGACAAGCTTGATCATAGAGGTGAGGCTGGTATCTTTGTAGGGTATAGTTCTCAGTCTAAAGCCTATAGAGTGTATTGTCCTGATGCACAAAAGATTACTGTGAGTAGAGATGTGATTTTTTGTGAAGATAAAAATTGGGAGAGGGCAgtatttgaaaagaaaatggcTGACAATATTGTAGTTGAAGCTAATGTGCAGAATGAGGATGAGTTAAATGAGGAAGCAGATCTACAGAATGAGTGTGAGCTGATTGAAGATGAATTGATTGATCATTTGCCTATGCGAGGTACAAGACCACTGGCAGAGGTCTATGCCAGATGTAATGTGGCTCTCCTAGAACCAGGAACAGTTGAGGAAGCAAAAGGAAGTGTGGAGTGGGCCtcagctatgaaagaagaacTGAGCATGATCAACAAGAACAACACATGGCAACTTGTATCTAAGCCTGATCACAAGAAGACTATAGGTGTCAAATGGGTTTTTAAGACAAAATTGAACCCAAATGGCACTGTGAACAAGTATAAAGCCAGGTTGGTTGTGAAGGGATATGCTCAAGTGAGTGGGGTGGACTACTCTGAAACTTTTGCTCCGGTTGCTCGCATGGATACCATCAGATTGCTACTAGCTGTTGCTGCACAGAAAAGGTGGACCATCTATCAGCTGGATGTGAAATCAGCTTTCCTAAATGGTGACCTATCTGAGGACATCTATGTAGACCAACCAGAAGGATTTGTTGTTAAAGGCCATGAAGACAAAGTGTATAAGCTGAGGAAAGCCTTGTATGGGCTGAAACAAGCTCCCAGGGCTTGGTATAGCAAAATTGATTGTTATCTACATCAGCTTGGGTTCCAAAAGAGTCTAAGTGAAGTCACTCTGTACTACAAACAGAGTGAGAGAGGCCTTGTGGTGGTGTCTATCTATGTCGATGATCTGCTTGTTACAGGAGAGGAGGAGAGTGAGATAGTGAAGCTGAAGGTAGGACTGATGAAGCAGTTTGAGATGACAGATTTGGGGAGAATGTCTTACTTTCTTGGCATGGAGATTCAGCAAAAAGAAGGTGAGATATTCATCTGTCAGAAAAAGTACATCAGAGAGGTCCTAAAGAGGTTTGAAATGGGAGAATGCAAGACAGTCACTACTCCTGTTAATCAGAAAGAGAAGTTAAGCAAGAGTAATGTGCAGAATTCTGAGCATGAGAATGAGTACAGAAGTCTAGTAGGCTGTCTAATGTATTTAACAGCTACTAGGCCTGACATTCAGTATGCAGTGAGTATTCTATCGAGGTTCCTTCATTGTGCAGCTAAGGAACATCTTACTGCAGCAAAAAGGGTGTTGAGATATCTAAAGGGGACTCAAAGTTATGGTGTGAAATTCAAAGCAGTTCCTGAGATGAAGCTGGTTGGTTTTGTAGATAGTGACTAGGGTGGTTCGGTGGAAGACATGAAAAGCACAACGGGTTTCTGTTTTTCACTTGGATCAGGTTGTTTTTCCTGGAGCTCAAAGAAGCAGGAAGTTGTAGCACAGTCTACAGCTGAAGCTGAATTTGTGGCTGCAACTGCAGCTGCAAAGCATGCAGTATGGCTCAGGAAGTTACTCTGTGATTTGGGGCTGCAAGAGAAAAGATCAACTGTGTTGTATGTGGACAATCAAGCTGCAATTGCAATTGCTCAGAATCCAGTCTTTCATGGCAAGACTAAACACTTCAAGCTGAGATTCTATTATCTGCGTGAAGCACAACAGGAGGAAGAGGTGGAGCTGAAGTATTGCAAGACAGATAATCAGATAGCTGATGTCTTCACCAAGCCTCTTGCTGTTAGTCGATTTAGTCAATTGATTCATGAAGTTGGAATGTGTCCAGGTCTCTAATCCAAGGAGGAGAAATGTTAGATAATGTATTAGGACctgatatttatttatttctgtttTATGCTTATGTGTATGATTCAGTTAATAGGGTCAAAGTTATTAGTGGCCTCAGAGGCaagttagttttttttattcagCTAGTTTCTAGTTTTAAGGAAGTGGAGTCCTATTCTTAAGATAGTGGAGTGAGTGGttagtttccttttctttctgttatTGTATTTAACAGTTTATTGAATAGTGGTAGAGTGTAGTTTTTTTTGCTTCTTCAGTTCTCTAGTGttcaactctctctctctttttctctgaACATACAACAGTTCGAGTGTGAGATCTGCAATACATTGCAGAACAGTGAGTGAGAGTGTGTGAGGATTGAGTGAAACAACAACATTAAATGCTCTTATTTCCATGAgctaattttttcttttaatgcagGCTGCATATGTAACAAAAGGGAACTGCAAGAATGTCATGAACATGTCCCAATCTGATCAGGTGGAGCTCTGGCGCTCTGTGTTAAATGGTATGTTTGCTAACTGCTCTATATTAAAGCCATAACTGACttatgaattatttttatttagtttttctGTTGGATTTCCTGAATGTGTTTGAGAAGGAGGATTGTATTTTTACTTAATTTCAGTGAAATAGATATTAACTACAATTATTTCTAGAGTTAAGTGTTGTGGCATTTCCCCGAACCTTTTTAAAGTGGCGCTCAAAAGCTGATGAGGTAGGTGTATCTGCTGGTGGAAGGTTATGATGGGGAGTCAATATGTGTAACACAGATGTTGATAAATTTCTGTAATGAAGTTTGTTACCTGCAGACAGATGTTCATACTGGTTTTTATTTGAACCCTTACCCGACAATCGATGGCTGGATGCATAATTATAAcgtttcattttttttcttttctttttttttttttggtctggTAAATGAAGCACGCAAACTCAAGCTTTGTAACGTTTAGGATAGTGTCTGGAATACTAAAAACTAGCTGTTTATGATTGAATTGAAACCAAAGTGAACTCATCAAGATTGAGTTGCATTTGCTCTGGAGGGTCAATTTTAGTTCAAGCTTGGCTTGTTTTGCAAACTGGTCAACCTCAAGTTCTTTGTCTGCATATAGATCTTCATCTACATAGAAATGATTCTCAAGGGTTTAATGAGAGAAATACAAGGGCCTTTCTCATTATAGGAACAATTATTTGCATGGATGCGTTGATTTTCCTTTTAGGAAGCTATCCGTGATAAATTCATTGATTTGTGATCATTCTGCAGCTTGCTTGCTTGCTTTTGGTGTAAAGCCCATAACAATTTTTCAGGGGTTTTTCTAAATAATTTGGTCAGAGATTGAAAAACTTTTGTTACACTGGTCAGGGGTTTTTCTAAATAATTTGGTTTTCTGCTCTGCTTTTTGGTTTGAGACGATTCTCTATCCTTCTTTATTTCTGCAATTCTATCTGTCTTAAATCAATTtcttctataaaaaatatttctgttcaaaataaaaaaatattcggTCACACGGTTAACTTGTACTTCTCCAAGCACAACGTTGCAGGTTGCACAATCAATAAGTAATACAAAACTGACCGAACACTATTTGGCCAAAAGATTCGTAAAAGATTgacaaaaatataacataacACTTAAATGCACAAATCACAAggtctatatatatataccattGAGTGGAGAATTTCTTAGCTGATTTCTTACCTTGAACTTCTGTCAACACATTCATATCACAGGTAATTTGGAATCTTATCAGCGGGTGTCATCTAAGCTTAAGCTTGGAACTTTTGAAGATGAATATACTGAAAATATTAGTGCAGTCTCAACTGCGTCTCAGCAAAATAGTGGGGAGGCAGATGCTGCTGCACAGGTGAAGAGTGGTGAGCAAAAGCTTTATGTAAATAACAAGTTTATGTAATTAAAAGGAAAGGACATTACTACGTTGTTCTTCTGAAACTTATTTCTGTTGTTAACCTCTGCTGTCTGTTGTTAGGAAGGATTCCTGTTCGGTTATATGTATGGACTGTCACTGAGGACTTTGATGATTTAGAAAGTGCACCTCAAATTGATAATTGGGACAAAGTCTCTTACATCAATCGACCTGTTGAGATTCAGAAGGAAGATGGTAGGTGATGTTTTATTCTTTCCTTTTTTGtcgcccccccccccccccccccccccccccacaaATGGTAGAAGGCTAAAGGGTCCTACTTgatataataacaaaatatataataataagacTTTTGAAGAACTTTAATTCATCATAAAGAACATCAGGGAGAAAAAACCCCTTGGACAAACAAT
The Arachis stenosperma cultivar V10309 chromosome 7, arast.V10309.gnm1.PFL2, whole genome shotgun sequence genome window above contains:
- the LOC130941849 gene encoding autophagy protein 5; translated protein: MSGAATVSASEAHKLVWEGSVPLLIHLHDSEVTTLPPPPPALVLAPRLGYLPLLISQLKPYFSSTLPPGVDTLWFEYRGLPLKWYIPTGVLFDLLCVEPERPWNLTVHFRGYPSNLLLPCEGEDSVKWSFINSLKEAAYVTKGNCKNVMNMSQSDQVELWRSVLNGNLESYQRVSSKLKLGTFEDEYTENISAVSTASQQNSGEADAAAQVKSGRIPVRLYVWTVTEDFDDLESAPQIDNWDKVSYINRPVEIQKEDGKYFSLNDAIKSLLPEYFPGSSFDSLGDASTKQNVGDEGENTCDPDSSSLPLENAEIKLVRIQGIEPCLEIPFSWVVNNLMNPEYFLHICVCLKVSEANALQ